A window of Haliscomenobacter hydrossis DSM 1100 contains these coding sequences:
- a CDS encoding sulfatase: protein MNRIGLFLFLGMLGCQALFGQQKAKPNLVIIYADDLGWKDLSCYGSTFYETPNLDRLAKEGIQFRNGYASAPVCSPSRASLMTGKYPVKTDVTDWLRGRQADGKARPYEKMIAKPIADQLALAEKTFAELALENGYRTFSAGKWHLGEQEQFWPEAQGFQVNKGGTNKGSPVGFKNDSTGGFFTPYLNPRLADGPPGEYLTDRLTDECLNFIQQQKETPFVLVYSLYAVHNPLQAPRALVEKYQQKQRQMGIQPDQLFRKNEPWMAFEAGWKQRTVQSNPVYAAMLENMDYNVGRILDQLAASGLTENTIVLFTSDNGGLSTAEGSPTTNDPLRAGKGWLYEGGIRVPVIMRWPAKIVAGQISDVPVNTIDFYPTFANAIRQSTQKDQDVDGEDILKLISRPGPAKKRAMYWHYPHYSNQGGKPGSAIIQHPFKLIYNHEDQSIELYNLASDIGETNNLAQAKPAIAKKLQHKLQEWLTQVKAKFPDKNPGYVDTSLGSRDGQDDH, encoded by the coding sequence ATGAACCGAATCGGTCTTTTTCTTTTCCTTGGAATGCTGGGATGCCAAGCGCTTTTTGGACAACAAAAAGCCAAGCCCAATCTGGTGATCATCTACGCCGATGACCTGGGCTGGAAGGATCTGTCCTGTTATGGCAGTACTTTTTACGAGACACCCAATCTGGATCGATTGGCCAAAGAAGGTATCCAATTCAGGAATGGATATGCGTCAGCCCCGGTATGCAGTCCTTCGCGAGCCAGTTTAATGACCGGGAAATATCCGGTTAAAACCGATGTGACGGATTGGCTGCGGGGAAGGCAAGCCGATGGGAAGGCGCGGCCCTATGAAAAGATGATCGCAAAACCTATTGCGGATCAATTGGCTTTAGCCGAAAAGACCTTTGCCGAACTGGCCCTGGAAAATGGCTACCGTACTTTTTCGGCGGGCAAATGGCACCTCGGCGAACAGGAGCAATTTTGGCCCGAAGCACAGGGGTTTCAGGTGAACAAAGGCGGGACGAACAAGGGGTCACCAGTCGGCTTTAAGAATGATTCAACGGGCGGCTTTTTCACCCCCTATTTAAACCCACGCCTAGCGGACGGCCCTCCAGGAGAATACCTGACGGATCGGTTGACCGACGAGTGTCTGAATTTTATCCAACAGCAAAAAGAGACTCCCTTTGTTTTGGTTTATTCCTTGTATGCGGTGCACAACCCGCTACAGGCACCGCGGGCTTTGGTTGAAAAATACCAGCAAAAACAGCGGCAAATGGGCATCCAGCCCGACCAGTTGTTTCGAAAAAATGAACCCTGGATGGCTTTCGAAGCGGGTTGGAAACAGCGGACTGTCCAGTCTAATCCGGTTTATGCGGCAATGTTGGAAAACATGGATTACAATGTGGGCCGGATCCTTGATCAACTTGCCGCTTCAGGCCTTACCGAGAATACCATTGTTCTTTTTACCTCAGATAACGGTGGCTTGAGTACGGCTGAAGGTAGCCCAACGACCAATGATCCGCTGCGGGCCGGTAAGGGCTGGTTGTACGAGGGTGGCATTCGGGTACCGGTAATTATGCGCTGGCCTGCCAAGATAGTTGCGGGGCAAATTTCGGATGTTCCAGTGAATACCATTGATTTTTATCCCACGTTTGCAAATGCCATCCGCCAGTCGACTCAAAAAGATCAGGATGTGGATGGTGAGGATATTCTGAAATTAATCTCCAGACCCGGGCCAGCTAAAAAAAGAGCCATGTATTGGCATTATCCGCATTACAGCAATCAAGGTGGCAAACCCGGATCAGCCATCATCCAGCATCCTTTTAAATTGATCTACAATCATGAAGACCAATCGATTGAACTATACAATTTGGCAAGTGACATTGGTGAAACCAATAACCTGGCTCAGGCCAAGCCTGCAATAGCCAAAAAATTGCAGCATAAACTCCAGGAATGGCTTACCCAGGTCAAGGCAAAATTTCCGGATAAAAATCCAGGGTATGTGGATACCTCCCTTGGCAGTAGAGATGGGCAGGATGATCATTAA